A portion of the Leptospira noumeaensis genome contains these proteins:
- a CDS encoding TerD family protein, with amino-acid sequence MNNIYLRRKKKIIIQRKNNQLEDVYISTLLKNVENLGYTFSAEIIEILKTYSVDEIEEFYREIIGNLKQLLGDHVSFRPMYPNFPRQVMEAKESELYLNAWLHYFGDWLGIRILPQYLKEQRPTLKDNINLKIIELGNDQDFNLIFTRLVGSNIPVSEIDKEDIEWFVKHFQDSTIKYLPKDIPLKENIAFIGASLTKYTNIADSFMRENFKTATDILRYITVLSDGDVSLSENTKFKNIKKRDRRLILSLLENCTSLTEDMLRYREQWKRIGEKIHPFEFKNKYPKCYDAFDVIRNDKPFETFNRKLEKFLNEKNLEPLITLLKNRPGEFARKLDKLIRISKDANPIIQTFEQIADKVSNSVLLQVLTHFKYRNQTQDLRIFFPKGNVSKVQAIKYNLNQIDEVTRLKVVSICKNTLVQKFKNKEPLGNVYIDKSLEKYIVPFALRSSSKSLKTISRGSKLDLPDGNTVRFFIWWKDGKQRTDIDLSAIALDTNYIFKTTIAYFNLKELGGYHSGDITSAPDGASEFIDIDINQFLNFGSRYIIMSINSYTQQPFVDLPECFAGYMIRQHPNSGEIYDPKTVENKFDITSNTKICIPLIIDLEDKKVIWTDISITDRIGYNNNVINNLSSISLMSKAMTSLMKPSLYELFQLHAEARGKRTESKQEANTIFSEKEGITPLDVEQIIANFL; translated from the coding sequence TTGAATAATATATACTTAAGACGAAAAAAAAAGATCATCATTCAAAGGAAAAACAACCAACTTGAAGATGTTTATATTTCTACCTTATTAAAAAACGTTGAAAATTTAGGTTATACATTCTCTGCAGAAATCATCGAGATATTAAAAACTTACTCAGTCGATGAAATTGAAGAGTTCTATCGTGAGATTATAGGTAATTTAAAACAATTACTAGGAGATCATGTTAGTTTTAGACCCATGTACCCGAATTTCCCCAGACAGGTAATGGAGGCTAAAGAATCAGAATTATATCTAAATGCTTGGCTTCATTATTTTGGCGATTGGTTAGGAATTAGAATCTTACCTCAATATTTAAAAGAACAAAGACCTACTTTAAAAGATAATATTAACTTAAAAATTATCGAGTTAGGCAACGATCAAGATTTCAATCTTATCTTTACTAGACTTGTTGGTTCAAATATTCCTGTTTCAGAAATAGACAAAGAAGATATTGAATGGTTTGTAAAACATTTTCAAGATTCTACTATCAAGTATCTTCCAAAGGATATCCCCCTAAAGGAAAATATTGCATTTATTGGAGCCTCTTTAACTAAATATACTAATATTGCCGACTCCTTTATGAGAGAAAATTTTAAAACGGCAACTGACATACTTCGTTATATAACGGTTTTATCAGATGGAGACGTAAGTCTTTCAGAAAATACAAAATTTAAAAATATTAAAAAAAGAGACCGTCGGCTCATATTATCCTTACTAGAGAATTGTACTTCGTTAACAGAAGATATGTTGCGTTACCGTGAACAATGGAAACGAATTGGAGAAAAAATTCATCCATTTGAATTTAAAAATAAATATCCAAAGTGTTATGACGCATTCGACGTTATTAGGAATGACAAACCATTTGAGACATTCAATCGAAAACTTGAGAAGTTTTTGAATGAAAAAAATTTAGAGCCTTTAATCACATTATTAAAAAATCGGCCTGGGGAATTTGCCAGAAAATTGGATAAATTGATTCGTATATCCAAAGATGCGAACCCAATCATACAAACATTTGAACAAATAGCTGACAAAGTATCTAATTCTGTATTATTACAAGTTTTAACTCATTTTAAATACCGTAATCAAACACAAGACTTGCGTATTTTTTTTCCTAAAGGAAATGTTAGTAAAGTACAAGCAATAAAATATAATCTAAACCAAATTGATGAAGTCACTCGTCTCAAAGTAGTTTCAATTTGTAAGAACACTTTGGTTCAAAAGTTCAAAAACAAGGAACCTTTAGGAAATGTTTATATTGATAAAAGTTTAGAAAAATATATTGTACCTTTTGCATTAAGATCGTCGTCAAAATCTTTAAAAACAATTTCCAGAGGTAGTAAACTAGATCTACCAGATGGAAATACGGTGAGGTTTTTTATTTGGTGGAAAGATGGAAAACAAAGAACCGATATTGATTTGAGTGCCATTGCTCTCGATACAAATTATATATTCAAAACAACTATAGCATATTTCAATTTAAAAGAATTGGGAGGTTACCATAGCGGAGATATAACCTCTGCTCCCGACGGAGCTTCCGAGTTTATAGACATCGATATCAATCAATTTCTTAATTTCGGATCTCGTTATATTATCATGTCAATTAATTCATACACACAACAGCCATTTGTTGATTTACCTGAATGTTTTGCTGGTTATATGATCAGACAACACCCAAATAGTGGTGAAATTTATGATCCCAAAACAGTTGAGAATAAATTTGACATTACTTCGAACACAAAAATTTGTATTCCTCTCATTATTGATCTTGAAGATAAGAAAGTAATTTGGACGGATATTTCCATCACGGATAGGATCGGTTATAATAATAATGTGATTAATAACTTGTCCTCGATTTCCCTTATGAGTAAAGCAATGACATCACTTATGAAACCAAGTCTTTATGAACTTTTCCAACTACATGCAGAAGCCAGGGGAAAAAGAACAGAATCAAAACAAGAAGCAAATACAATTTTTAGCGAAAAAGAGGGAATCACTCCGCTTGATGTTGAACAAATCATTGCCAATTTTTTATAA
- a CDS encoding L,D-transpeptidase family protein, producing the protein MKKRLKSIMLFIYILIVTNLYSESKPTIYVYKSEKILKVLQDGKTILQIPISLGFEPKGQKLEEGDGKTPEGIYTIDYRINEWEYYKALHISYPNRNQVEAAKKLNKNPGSGILIHGMKYYWNWFGHLHSYLNWTHGCIAVNNEEMDMLFKIIPNGSKIIIEP; encoded by the coding sequence ATGAAAAAAAGGTTAAAATCTATAATGCTCTTTATTTATATATTAATTGTAACAAATTTATATTCTGAATCTAAACCAACAATCTATGTATACAAATCTGAAAAAATACTTAAAGTGTTACAGGATGGAAAAACCATACTTCAAATCCCAATTTCCTTAGGATTTGAACCAAAAGGTCAAAAATTGGAAGAAGGAGATGGTAAAACTCCAGAAGGAATCTACACTATCGATTATCGAATCAATGAATGGGAATATTATAAAGCATTGCATATTTCTTATCCAAATAGAAATCAAGTAGAAGCAGCTAAAAAATTAAATAAAAACCCTGGCAGCGGAATACTCATTCATGGAATGAAATACTATTGGAATTGGTTTGGACACCTGCATTCCTACTTAAATTGGACTCATGGATGTATTGCAGTCAACAATGAGGAAATGGATATGCTATTTAAAATTATTCCAAACGGATCCAAAATAATCATTGAACCTTAG
- a CDS encoding type II toxin-antitoxin system VapC family toxin, which yields MFYYLDSSVLIKKYFDEYASDTVLNIWNENRYLAISQVGYSEILGTINKKQKIDKFSDKVKEVIIKQFKSDWDQLVKINVDHSINSELDRIHSKYLLRGFDAIHLVSAILLFKELEEETFFLSADNNLATAAKKDGLNIGIYTWK from the coding sequence ATGTTCTATTATTTAGATTCGAGCGTTCTTATAAAAAAATACTTTGATGAATATGCCTCTGACACTGTATTAAATATATGGAATGAAAATAGATATCTAGCCATATCACAAGTTGGATACTCTGAAATCCTCGGGACTATTAATAAAAAACAAAAAATTGATAAGTTCTCTGACAAAGTAAAAGAAGTCATAATAAAACAATTCAAGTCAGATTGGGATCAGCTAGTTAAAATTAATGTTGATCATTCAATAAATTCGGAACTGGACAGAATTCACTCAAAATACCTACTCCGTGGTTTCGATGCTATTCACCTCGTCTCTGCAATTCTTCTATTTAAAGAATTAGAAGAAGAAACATTCTTCCTTAGTGCGGATAATAACTTAGCAACAGCAGCAAAAAAAGATGGTTTAAATATCGGTATTTATACCTGGAAATAA
- a CDS encoding type II toxin-antitoxin system Phd/YefM family antitoxin, whose product MMIYVGVRDLKAKLSEYLDKARLGNEVIVTDHGKPIARLIKEPSKQKTTIEKMYLLAEKGIIQLPSKDKQSKSPTPLKTKSKMKASEILLNDR is encoded by the coding sequence ATGATGATCTACGTCGGAGTGAGAGACCTAAAGGCTAAACTTAGCGAGTATCTCGATAAAGCAAGACTTGGGAACGAAGTAATCGTTACTGATCATGGAAAACCTATTGCTAGACTAATAAAAGAACCAAGCAAACAAAAGACTACTATTGAAAAAATGTATCTTTTAGCTGAGAAAGGTATAATACAACTTCCAAGTAAGGATAAGCAAAGTAAATCGCCTACTCCACTTAAGACAAAGTCAAAAATGAAAGCATCCGAAATCTTACTCAACGATCGTTAA
- a CDS encoding SH3 domain-containing protein, translating into MKNKISFIVILLLPLALNSEKLIFGENSISSNEMILQLENSKALYFLNGEGDGCDGFTASFTYSENIYNFFNVNSNCKNKKLKDFKCFTKIDEESIKYQEYLLCDNKLVLYNKSKKVNEGLIRNFKGIQVITQGLQNATVTSNLKMREKPSKDSKSFECFFSHLDDESISNKEISFIPKNYTITVIAKTKNEDYIGDKKNFWYLIFPISDSYNGCLLKNSDQKEGWIFGEYIKLDN; encoded by the coding sequence ATGAAAAACAAAATATCCTTTATAGTCATTCTACTCCTCCCATTAGCTTTAAACTCGGAAAAATTAATATTCGGGGAGAACTCCATAAGTTCAAACGAAATGATCTTACAATTGGAAAATTCAAAAGCTTTATATTTTCTAAATGGTGAAGGAGATGGTTGCGATGGTTTTACAGCTAGTTTTACATATTCAGAAAATATTTATAATTTCTTTAATGTTAACTCAAATTGTAAAAACAAAAAATTAAAAGATTTCAAATGTTTTACTAAAATTGATGAAGAATCGATCAAATATCAAGAATATTTACTTTGTGATAACAAACTAGTTTTATACAATAAAAGTAAAAAGGTAAATGAAGGATTAATTAGAAACTTCAAAGGAATTCAAGTTATTACTCAAGGTCTACAAAATGCTACAGTTACTTCTAATCTAAAAATGAGAGAAAAACCTTCGAAAGATTCAAAGTCTTTTGAATGCTTTTTTAGTCACTTGGATGATGAAAGTATAAGTAATAAGGAAATTTCGTTCATACCTAAAAATTATACAATTACAGTTATTGCTAAAACAAAAAATGAAGATTATATCGGTGATAAGAAAAATTTCTGGTATTTGATTTTTCCTATCTCTGATTCTTATAATGGGTGTTTATTAAAAAATTCTGACCAAAAAGAAGGTTGGATTTTTGGAGAATACATCAAATTGGATAACTAG
- a CDS encoding ankyrin repeat domain-containing protein → MLEFLSSRFLFPRFSVVIFLLMIGSTFFCMEDETVIKAPMSREYRLFQAVEKGNLELVKTILAEGVSVNAKDSLGNSSLIKATDDEELEMAKFLIEKGANVNLRNTTGETALYRAVYRGNLDLVKLLVKAGAETKVKTVGGVSLMELAEERGEEGILKYLSSIK, encoded by the coding sequence ATGTTAGAATTTTTATCCAGTCGATTTTTATTCCCAAGATTTTCCGTTGTCATTTTTTTATTAATGATTGGATCCACCTTTTTCTGTATGGAAGATGAAACAGTAATCAAAGCTCCTATGAGTAGGGAGTACCGCCTGTTCCAGGCAGTCGAAAAGGGAAACTTAGAATTAGTAAAAACAATTTTGGCGGAAGGTGTGTCCGTCAATGCCAAGGACTCCTTAGGCAATTCCTCTTTAATCAAAGCGACAGATGATGAAGAACTGGAAATGGCAAAGTTTCTAATCGAAAAAGGTGCCAACGTAAACCTCCGCAATACCACCGGCGAAACAGCTCTCTACCGCGCCGTTTACCGTGGAAACTTGGACTTGGTCAAACTTTTGGTGAAGGCTGGTGCGGAAACCAAGGTCAAAACTGTGGGTGGGGTAAGTCTTATGGAACTGGCCGAAGAACGAGGAGAAGAGGGGATATTGAAGTATCTTTCTTCGATTAAATAG
- a CDS encoding prohibitin family protein — translation MKRRSIFPTSFQFLSILGVSIFFTSCLSIISPGEVGLMWRPYSTGLSQKPLESRVQTYMPWNSVYVYSVQWSSYQEKVEVLTRDDLTITVSAAIIIRPIQNEIYELEMEIGRGYYEKVVKPQFRTAIRNILSAYNMVSISKETPNVSAQIKKSLSEKLKDKHVEIDDVIIDDVEYSPSILKAIESKLTKQQEQEQMKFEINIAKRDAEIQQISADGKAKAVLIEAEAQAKAQRMISESLTQKYIQLKAMENPNNKLIFVPNGKDGLPIIVNPEGK, via the coding sequence ATGAAACGTCGATCCATTTTTCCAACCAGTTTCCAGTTCCTTTCCATTTTGGGTGTGAGCATTTTTTTTACATCGTGCCTCTCCATCATCAGTCCAGGAGAGGTGGGTCTGATGTGGCGGCCGTATAGTACGGGTCTCAGCCAAAAACCTTTAGAATCTAGAGTGCAAACGTATATGCCTTGGAACAGTGTTTATGTCTACTCCGTCCAATGGAGCAGTTACCAAGAAAAAGTAGAAGTACTCACCCGCGATGATTTAACAATTACAGTTAGTGCGGCAATCATCATCCGACCGATCCAAAACGAAATTTATGAGTTGGAAATGGAAATTGGCCGAGGATATTATGAAAAGGTAGTCAAACCTCAATTTCGAACAGCAATTCGGAACATTCTGTCCGCTTATAATATGGTTTCTATCTCGAAAGAAACACCTAACGTTTCTGCCCAGATCAAAAAATCTTTGAGCGAAAAGTTAAAGGACAAACACGTTGAAATTGATGATGTGATCATTGATGATGTAGAATACAGTCCTTCCATTTTGAAAGCGATTGAAAGCAAACTTACGAAACAACAAGAACAGGAACAAATGAAGTTCGAAATCAATATCGCCAAACGTGATGCAGAGATCCAACAAATCTCAGCTGATGGTAAAGCGAAAGCGGTTCTCATTGAAGCGGAAGCCCAAGCAAAAGCACAAAGGATGATTTCAGAATCTTTAACTCAAAAATACATCCAATTGAAAGCTATGGAAAATCCAAATAATAAATTGATCTTTGTACCAAATGGAAAAGATGGATTGCCGATTATAGTAAATCCTGAAGGGAAATGA
- a CDS encoding ankyrin repeat domain-containing protein: MPRNFNILKNIFLLFLCLLFPLSSYLSAESNIILDINKIAESTERISIKIPTDHYHLTKTSISYTTAMSDGTPAPKLVYHKSGEYFLTYNDGGSNGRIVILDSNFKVLKDFVSLKNFRIEDTIADSNGLTVLLSAFEIEKKGNYETKNFHTAYINQYSTSGKLNFSYKIVGTKEYKNVGDQGIDTTFGTLTLAKTADNNYATYFSTYRKSNDGVTHQSEYLAFFDNNGRRVLKSDGKTPEGFTWNVSHSFRPRFINDGNQLVLVTVGDAYPRGLVVNSFPSRKRELPIVVPKAGPNEIYQYVPISTGDLYSKDGTTWITFDSNLDRSSYDIGLLIKTEAGLSKPIYLTNTTKQRERIPRIVPLGKDYLFVMWMTDDGAEKDKWFPKISNMNLEACLIKKDGTIVSKPQVFGSGKGLSFRAAARFFHLPDGRFGWVNDLTGLADQLEIILVSPFQKETSVVSTNDSPTPQPTKVKIDPSLGKPMVAAIYEGREEEAISLLNQGADPNTINEGWSALLYAAYFGRTDSVKALISHQANIEFTVDGWNALRLSEVRGHTQIVTLLQPLTKSLSRSVSLSKSPNPKNPLTSMTKTRNLRSEIEPTNVDQNLNLKNLGTPMN; this comes from the coding sequence ATGCCCAGGAACTTCAATATACTGAAAAATATCTTTCTCCTTTTTTTATGCCTTCTATTCCCTCTTTCCTCATATCTTTCTGCAGAATCCAATATCATTTTAGATATTAATAAAATTGCCGAATCTACAGAACGGATTTCGATAAAAATTCCAACTGATCATTACCACCTAACGAAAACATCCATTTCTTATACAACTGCGATGTCTGATGGTACGCCCGCACCAAAACTAGTGTATCACAAATCTGGCGAATATTTCCTTACATACAACGATGGTGGTTCCAATGGGAGAATTGTAATTTTAGATTCTAATTTCAAAGTTCTAAAAGATTTTGTGAGTTTAAAAAACTTTCGTATTGAAGATACCATCGCCGATTCCAATGGACTAACTGTTTTATTATCTGCCTTTGAAATTGAAAAAAAAGGTAATTACGAAACTAAGAATTTTCATACGGCTTATATCAATCAATACTCTACTTCCGGAAAATTAAACTTTAGTTATAAGATTGTAGGTACCAAAGAATACAAAAATGTTGGTGACCAGGGTATCGATACGACATTTGGAACTTTAACCCTCGCCAAAACAGCTGACAATAATTATGCGACTTATTTTTCTACTTATCGCAAATCGAATGATGGAGTCACTCATCAAAGTGAATATTTGGCATTTTTTGACAATAACGGTAGACGAGTTTTGAAATCAGATGGCAAAACACCTGAAGGTTTTACATGGAATGTGAGTCATAGTTTTCGACCTAGATTTATCAATGATGGCAATCAACTCGTGTTGGTAACCGTTGGGGACGCGTATCCAAGAGGTTTAGTGGTGAATAGTTTTCCTTCTCGTAAACGTGAGTTACCGATTGTTGTGCCTAAAGCCGGACCAAATGAAATTTACCAATACGTTCCGATTTCCACTGGTGATCTATACTCAAAAGATGGCACAACTTGGATCACATTTGATTCGAATTTAGATCGTTCTTCGTATGATATTGGTTTACTAATTAAAACTGAAGCTGGGCTTTCTAAACCAATTTATTTAACCAATACAACCAAACAAAGAGAAAGAATTCCAAGGATAGTTCCCTTAGGAAAGGATTATTTGTTTGTTATGTGGATGACTGATGATGGTGCAGAAAAAGACAAATGGTTTCCCAAAATTTCAAATATGAATTTGGAAGCATGTTTGATCAAAAAAGATGGAACTATAGTCTCTAAACCACAAGTCTTTGGTTCTGGTAAAGGTTTATCTTTTCGAGCGGCTGCTCGTTTTTTTCATTTGCCGGATGGAAGGTTTGGTTGGGTCAACGATCTGACCGGATTGGCAGACCAATTAGAAATTATTTTAGTATCGCCTTTCCAAAAGGAAACGAGTGTTGTTTCAACAAATGACAGTCCAACACCACAACCTACAAAAGTAAAAATTGATCCCAGTCTTGGCAAACCAATGGTAGCTGCTATCTATGAAGGAAGGGAAGAAGAAGCGATTTCCCTTTTGAACCAAGGAGCTGATCCAAATACAATCAATGAAGGTTGGTCGGCATTGTTATATGCAGCTTACTTCGGGCGCACTGATTCTGTGAAGGCACTCATTTCTCATCAAGCAAATATAGAATTTACTGTGGATGGTTGGAATGCTCTCCGGTTATCCGAAGTTAGGGGACATACTCAGATTGTTACTTTATTGCAACCGTTAACAAAATCACTTTCTAGATCGGTATCTCTTTCGAAATCACCTAATCCAAAGAATCCATTAACGTCAATGACAAAGACTAGAAACCTTCGATCCGAAATTGAACCAACAAATGTAGATCAGAATCTAAATTTAAAAAACTTGGGAACACCAATGAATTGA
- a CDS encoding TonB-dependent receptor domain-containing protein, which translates to MNLIKKIIILPVLILFTSIELFSQSNGSIRGTIIDSENGEPVFGATIVVRSEKKFAKTDFDGKYNLELPPGTYQVEYQMYGYGPQNRTIVVGSGKPSQMNVTFGAQVLQTVEVKDRAINESDASLLQLQKKSATVSDAIGAESIKKSPDSSAGDVIKRVTGITLIGGKYVFVRGLGERYSSTYLNDAYIPSTEPDKRVVPLDLFPANLIKNIRVIKTFVPEESAEFSGGLVKIETKEYPDEFTMKVGFGVGYNGNTTRKKWQTFDGGDFFGRPTANQELPSAVKAVPDFLPFEPGSRFGGINPTLINIGATSFPSQWTPDTTKAPYDKNFNLTVGNTFKLTESGQRLGVIFGTTHSVDYRFRRQKDVRYIPGNPVSLSVKDLTTVSPLQTQDADIYVEDRLFGNNLNFAYEPMSGQQFFLKNFYSVSSEKSVRESVGTNNIDNFQFFSQTNDFISRQLFNSSFGGKHAVNLGSLSRPHTLDWQVNYGEAKRDEPNLTQQVWRRSSTSPVTTIPTRLGNNPDGSRFYSTSNDTVRSFSVAYEVPFDQWNGLKSSVKFGGSALDRFKSFTFREFGSKSNIGTTTNDLYPVPGEIVYNPLEFLRTNSTGLANRTFSERQVEPNAYDAYQKLHSYFTQFDVPLFPKFRFIGGARYEDSYQKVKTFVLKEQFDVRRPGYGCDTGSEGERILLVKNNICSADNNGVGEIRTKDILPSVNFVYEFLQDQNLRFGYTQTLTRPDFREMSPFAFTPYFGGDRIRGNPNLQRTYIHNFDFRYEYFMGGANYIGAGVFHKDLSNPIELIGQPVAGQISPFFTYANASRATIRGVELDFRREFFDRFRFETNVFFIKSLVNVVSWEQYTISKAGLLDPIDRSFSYDPTNIRRPLQGQSDFVANLKFDVYLNKLKTTTIGLYYNYFGDRIFVVGANGTPDAYERGVGLTDIVFSHKMDDKLDFKFAAKNVTDQRFKIYVKDELLNEEKLFRSYREGVSFSMSMGYKF; encoded by the coding sequence ATGAACTTAATTAAGAAGATAATCATTCTCCCTGTACTGATTCTATTTACTTCTATTGAACTCTTTAGTCAAAGTAATGGATCAATCAGAGGAACTATCATTGATTCAGAAAACGGAGAACCGGTATTCGGTGCTACCATTGTTGTAAGATCGGAAAAAAAATTCGCTAAAACTGATTTTGACGGAAAGTATAATTTAGAACTTCCTCCTGGAACTTACCAAGTGGAATATCAAATGTATGGATATGGTCCACAAAATAGAACGATCGTTGTAGGTTCTGGAAAACCGAGTCAAATGAATGTAACATTTGGTGCGCAAGTGTTACAGACAGTAGAAGTTAAAGATCGAGCTATCAATGAATCGGATGCTTCCTTACTACAACTTCAGAAAAAATCGGCTACAGTTTCAGATGCGATCGGTGCTGAATCAATTAAAAAATCTCCAGACTCATCTGCTGGTGATGTAATCAAAAGGGTCACAGGGATTACTTTGATTGGTGGTAAGTATGTGTTTGTTCGTGGTTTGGGTGAAAGATATTCTTCCACTTATTTAAACGATGCATATATACCTTCTACAGAACCTGATAAAAGGGTAGTACCATTAGATTTGTTTCCTGCAAATTTAATCAAAAACATTCGTGTCATCAAAACTTTCGTTCCAGAAGAGTCGGCGGAGTTCTCCGGCGGACTTGTTAAAATTGAAACAAAAGAATATCCAGATGAATTTACGATGAAAGTTGGATTCGGTGTTGGTTATAACGGAAATACAACGAGAAAAAAATGGCAAACGTTTGATGGAGGAGATTTTTTTGGAAGACCAACTGCAAATCAAGAACTCCCTTCCGCAGTCAAAGCGGTTCCTGATTTTCTACCTTTTGAGCCAGGTAGTCGTTTTGGCGGAATCAATCCTACGCTCATCAATATTGGTGCTACTTCCTTTCCTTCACAGTGGACACCGGACACTACAAAAGCACCGTATGATAAAAACTTCAATTTAACTGTTGGAAATACTTTTAAATTAACGGAATCGGGTCAGAGGTTAGGTGTAATATTCGGAACTACACATTCTGTTGATTATCGGTTTAGACGCCAAAAAGATGTAAGGTACATTCCAGGGAACCCGGTTTCTCTATCTGTTAAAGATTTAACGACTGTTTCACCGTTGCAGACACAAGATGCGGATATCTATGTCGAAGATCGTTTGTTCGGAAACAATCTAAACTTTGCTTATGAACCAATGAGTGGCCAACAATTCTTCTTAAAGAATTTTTATTCTGTTTCATCAGAAAAATCAGTTAGAGAATCTGTTGGAACTAATAATATTGATAATTTTCAATTCTTTTCTCAAACCAATGACTTCATCAGCAGACAGTTGTTTAACTCCAGTTTTGGTGGAAAACATGCGGTCAACTTAGGTTCTTTGAGTAGACCACATACTCTTGATTGGCAAGTAAATTACGGGGAAGCTAAAAGGGATGAACCGAATTTGACGCAACAAGTTTGGCGAAGGTCTTCAACAAGTCCAGTAACAACGATTCCTACTAGATTAGGAAATAACCCTGACGGTTCTAGATTCTACTCTACTTCGAATGATACTGTTCGCAGTTTTAGCGTAGCCTATGAAGTTCCTTTTGACCAATGGAACGGACTTAAGTCTTCAGTTAAGTTTGGTGGTTCCGCCTTGGATCGTTTCAAATCATTTACCTTTAGAGAATTTGGGTCTAAGTCGAATATAGGAACAACAACTAATGATTTATATCCAGTGCCTGGAGAAATTGTTTATAATCCATTAGAATTTTTAAGAACCAATAGTACAGGTCTTGCTAATAGAACTTTTTCAGAAAGACAAGTTGAGCCGAATGCGTATGATGCTTACCAAAAGTTGCATTCATACTTCACTCAATTTGATGTTCCATTATTTCCGAAGTTTCGGTTTATCGGGGGAGCTCGTTATGAGGATTCCTACCAAAAAGTAAAAACATTCGTTCTAAAAGAACAATTCGATGTAAGACGACCAGGTTATGGATGTGATACTGGCTCAGAAGGAGAACGAATTCTATTAGTAAAGAATAATATTTGTTCTGCTGACAACAATGGTGTTGGTGAAATTAGAACAAAAGATATACTTCCTAGTGTAAATTTCGTTTATGAGTTCCTTCAAGATCAAAATTTACGATTCGGTTATACTCAAACGTTAACTCGACCGGATTTTCGTGAGATGTCTCCTTTTGCTTTCACTCCATACTTCGGTGGAGATCGAATTAGAGGAAATCCAAATCTTCAAAGAACATACATTCATAACTTTGACTTTCGATATGAATATTTTATGGGTGGAGCAAACTACATAGGTGCGGGTGTATTTCACAAAGACCTCTCCAATCCTATTGAGTTGATAGGGCAACCGGTTGCTGGTCAGATTTCTCCCTTCTTCACTTATGCTAATGCTAGCCGAGCAACCATCCGAGGAGTGGAGTTAGATTTTAGAAGAGAATTCTTTGATCGATTTAGATTTGAAACCAACGTGTTCTTTATCAAATCACTTGTAAATGTTGTATCTTGGGAACAGTATACAATTTCTAAGGCTGGATTGTTAGATCCTATCGATAGAAGTTTTTCTTACGATCCGACAAACATTCGAAGACCGTTACAAGGACAGTCTGACTTCGTAGCAAACTTGAAGTTTGATGTGTATTTGAATAAATTAAAAACTACAACAATTGGTTTATACTACAACTACTTTGGCGATAGGATCTTTGTTGTTGGGGCTAATGGAACTCCAGATGCTTATGAACGAGGCGTTGGATTAACAGACATTGTTTTCTCTCACAAAATGGATGATAAACTGGATTTTAAATTTGCGGCAAAAAACGTAACAGACCAAAGATTTAAAATTTATGTGAAGGATGAATTACTCAATGAAGAAAAACTTTTCCGTTCTTATCGTGAAGGGGTTTCCTTCTCTATGTCAATGGGTTATAAGTTCTAA